The segment CTGGTGCTGTTGCAAGGCTTCGAGCACGGCGATCAGCGCGCCATGAAGTGACGGATTGTGCTGCTTAATCTCCTCGGCGATCAGGGCGCCCTCGACCTGCATCTCCAGTGCAACGGCATTCACCACCTGCATAAAATCGGGCGTACCCGGCGTGAGCGCCAGATCGATGCGCTGCGGTCCTGCCGGGATCGGCAAGCCTGCATCGGCAATCGTCAGCGTATCCGTGTGTCCCAGGCGGGCAATCACATGAGAGAGTTCAGCGTTTAACAGGCGACCTTTTTTCATCTTTTCACTCCACAGCGAAACGTTTCGCTTCCGGGAGTGTATGAAAAGCCGTCAACAACTCAATCAGCAGATCAAAAATCTGTGATCGCTATCGAAACGTTTCGCTTACGCGGAAGACAATTTGCGTTAAGGTGGGAAGGAGCCGGAAAAAAGGGGCCGCAGAGGCGGCCCGGCATGAACGGAGACTGTCGG is part of the Pantoea sp. Ep11b genome and harbors:
- the rbsD gene encoding D-ribose pyranase, with translation MKKGRLLNAELSHVIARLGHTDTLTIADAGLPIPAGPQRIDLALTPGTPDFMQVVNAVALEMQVEGALIAEEIKQHNPSLHGALIAVLEALQQHQGNTITIRYISHETFKQQTQRSQAVIRSGECSPFANVILSAGVTF